From the Neoarius graeffei isolate fNeoGra1 chromosome 1, fNeoGra1.pri, whole genome shotgun sequence genome, one window contains:
- the LOC132884530 gene encoding uncharacterized protein LOC132884530 produces the protein MVSQLDITEEDLREAPADPIPPASPDAPAGPAASPDAPAGPAASCDAPAGPAASRDAPAGPAATSSAAPAPAKGRSILSCPGCRAREEAIRRLRHNNILLRAKIKLLMGKKEKKRVKFQKRREAATEDDSGEPGYEILLSKYKGRITTENATCKEQSNTQQRVQSVRQFLINSAVGDVPHADLLYLRDHSRIREAVRTWVASGLKPTTVKKKIIDTKDFLKWVGMAWPGGVRLSQRSIEGLKDELSRELRNLRGSVTSHVVSVRRNKSGKVITVSGPNL, from the exons ATGGTCAGCCAGCTGGACATCACAGAAGAAGATCTCAGGGAGGCGCCAGCTGACCCAATCCCGCCCGCCTCCCCTGATGCCCCCGCCGGTCCTGCCGCCTCCCCCGATGCCCCCGCCGGTCCTGCTGCCTCCTGTGATGCCCCTGCCGGTCCTGCTGCCTCCCGTGATGCCCCTGCCGGTCCTGCTGCCACCTCCTCTGCTGCACCGGCACCCGCAAAAGGACGCTCCATCCTCTCATGCCCCGGGTGTCGGGCAAGGGAAGAGGCAATCCGGCGCCTCCGCCATAACAACATTCTGCTTCGGGCCAAAATCAAGCTCCttatggggaaaaaagaaaaaaagagggtGAAGTTTCAGAAGAGGAGGGAAGCTGCCACTGAAGATGACAGTGGAGAGCCTGGATATG AAATACTCCTCTCAAAATATAAGGGACGCATCACCACCGAGAATGCCACATGCAAAGAGCAGAGCAACACGCAGCAGCGCGTGCAGTCGGTGCGCCAGTTCCTTATTAACAGTGCGGTGGGCGACGTGCCACATGCTGACCTGTTATATCTGCGCGACCACAGCAGGATCCGGGA aGCTGTGAGAACATGGGTTGCATCCGGCCTGAAGCCCACCACGGTCAAAAAGAAAATTATTGATACCAAGGATTTTCTTAAGTGGGTGGGAATGGCGTGGCCGGGGGGTGTCCGGCTCTCACAGAGATCCATAGAGGGTCTCAAAGATGAGCTCTCTAGAGAGCTACGAAATCTGAGGGGCAGCGTGACGTCGCACGTGGTGTCTGTCAGGCGCAACAAATCCGGTAAGGTCATTACTGTGTCAGGGCCCAATCTATAG